ATCGACCATAGCCGATTTAGACCTTTTAAGACCGCCGCAGCGTCTGCACTTCCACCAGCAAGCCCTGCAGAAACGGGGATATTTTTTTCAATGGTAATATGCACTCCCTTATGTATCCCATAAGTTTGTTTAAATAAAGATGCAGCTTGATAAGCTAAATTTCGTTCATCGCTTGGGACATATCTACTTTCTAATGAAATTTCAATACGGTCTTCAGCTAATTCATTCAGTTTAATACGATCGGCTAAATCGATCGTTGTCATAATCATTTCTATATTATGGTAGCCATCGCTTCTTTTGCTTAAAACATCAAGTGATAAATTTATTTTAGCGGGTGCTTTTTCAAATATTGCCATCGCCCGTCACCTACTTGTTTTTAGATAATGAAATTGTAACATATTCCAATTTATCGAGCGACTGCAAAAGGAAAAGCATATACACCTATATGTTTTAAGCAACTGTACAATAAGGTTTAAAACGATTTTTCACGAGAGAGCGTCTTTCTCTACAATAAAAAATTTTTACACGCTTAAAATTACCTTACGGCAAAGTAATGGGTATATGTAAAGACAAGGCAAATCCGATTAGGATTTGCCTTGTTGCATACTTGCTTCGGCTTTTTCAATAGCTCGTTTCACCATATTTCCAGCATCACGTGCTTTTATGCCGCCCCAGCCTTCCCTTTGCACCGTGTCGTAAAATCCTAACTCTTTGGCAATTTCTTCTTTCAATTGGTCTGACATCATTCCACGTCGTCTAGCCATGAAAGAACAACCCCCTTTAACGTAATGAGTAATTACGACACTTTTAGTATGCGCATTTATTCCAATAACAAAACCGTTATATGTAAACAAAAAAGGAAACATTTAGGGGGGTGTTTAATAAATGTTAAAAGTATTCTGTTAATTAATTCTAAAACAAAAGCAGTAAACATATGGTCTACTGCTCTACAGCGGATGCAATGTTTCGATCGTCCATGAATTTAAGTTCCACTGTTTCGGTTAAAACGTCTGCATAGCTATATGAAACACGTTCGAATGCATTTTCTTCTTGGTCAAGCTCAACGATAAATACAGAAGGATAGGTTTCAGCCAGGATCCCGGACCGCTCAATTGTTTTTCTTCTACCACCATTCGCTTTAAGCTTTAACCGTTTCCCTACCTGACCTTCAAGACCTTGCTTAATTTCGATTAATGTTTTCGCCACTATACTCCACCTCACTGTAAATAAGCATACCACAAACTTGTACATCAGTCAAATGAAACTATATATTATATCAATATTATATTTTCATTGTCAATAATTTATTTCCCTAATTTCGTTTATTATTTGTATTTGTTAACTTTTTATGCACATTTTGCTTGGAAATCTTGACTAATGGAGAGAGATGCCTTTAACTTTTTCAATGTTATGGGAAATTATATCTCTTTCTACATGGTAAATATCTTTTTTTAGAAAAACTTG
The window above is part of the Virgibacillus proomii genome. Proteins encoded here:
- a CDS encoding small, acid-soluble spore protein, alpha/beta type — encoded protein: MARRRGMMSDQLKEEIAKELGFYDTVQREGWGGIKARDAGNMVKRAIEKAEASMQQGKS
- the veg gene encoding biofilm formation stimulator Veg, giving the protein MAKTLIEIKQGLEGQVGKRLKLKANGGRRKTIERSGILAETYPSVFIVELDQEENAFERVSYSYADVLTETVELKFMDDRNIASAVEQ